The stretch of DNA ATTTGCTTTTGCTCTAGTTAGAAAATTTAGCATTAGAACTATGAATCAATCGTATAAGTATTATTTTCAGGTACATCTAGCAGTATTACTATTTGGTGCAGTTGGCTTATTTGGCAAATTAATTCAGTTATCCTCAGGCGGTATTGTATTGGGACGTGCCTTATTGGGCGCCATTTTTATACTTGGGGTTAGCCCAATTTATACCCTTTACCAAAATCAAAAACGAGCTACGCTCCCTCTTGATTCTTTTGCTAAACCTAAAACAGCTCTCTTTGAGCAATTTAGACCTAAAACGGTCAAGGATCTGCTGTTTTTTGGAATACTAGGCAGTATACTTGCTTTCCATTGGATTGCTTTTTTTGAGGCTATTCAACGATCTAGCGTTACAATTGGAGTACTTACTTTTTCAACTTTTCCAATTTTTACCATCTTATTTGCCCCTTGGTTTAATAAAGAGCGCTTATTATTTTCGGATTTAGTTTTAGCCGTTATTGCCTTTGGGGGGATCTTATTAGTCATGCCTTCTTTTTCATTTGAACACCAACATACACAAGGTGCTCTGTGGGGAGTAGCATCAGGTGCCTCCTTTGCTATTTTAACCCTAATTAGTCAACTAATGATTAATGGCTACTCTAGCAACTGTGTGTCTTTTTATCAAAATGGTGTTGCCGCTTTAATTTTATTGCCTTTTTTTAGTGCCGACGTATTAGCAGGAAGCTCAAAAGACTGGTTTTATTTGGTCTTATTGGGAGTTATTTTCA from Aureispira anguillae encodes:
- a CDS encoding DMT family transporter encodes the protein MNQSYKYYFQVHLAVLLFGAVGLFGKLIQLSSGGIVLGRALLGAIFILGVSPIYTLYQNQKRATLPLDSFAKPKTALFEQFRPKTVKDLLFFGILGSILAFHWIAFFEAIQRSSVTIGVLTFSTFPIFTILFAPWFNKERLLFSDLVLAVIAFGGILLVMPSFSFEHQHTQGALWGVASGASFAILTLISQLMINGYSSNCVSFYQNGVAALILLPFFSADVLAGSSKDWFYLVLLGVIFTGIAHTMFINSMNGIKAQTASLITNLEPVYGILLAWLFLGETPHANVLLGGGLILAVAFFAMKKK